A single region of the Sciurus carolinensis chromosome 16, mSciCar1.2, whole genome shotgun sequence genome encodes:
- the Kcna7 gene encoding potassium voltage-gated channel subfamily A member 7, giving the protein MEPRCPPPCGCCERVVLNVAGLRFETRARTLGRFPDTLLGDPVRRSRFYDGARREYFFDRHRPSFDAVLYYYQSGGRLRRPAHVPLDVFLEEVAFYGLGAAALARLREDEGCPVPPERPLPRRAFARQLWLLFEFPESSQAARVLAVVSVLVILVSIVVFCLETLPDFRDDRDNPGLASVAAAGPFPARLNGSSPVPGTASRLPFNDPFFVVETLCICWFSFELLVRLVACPSKAVFFKNVMNLIDFVAILPYFVALGTELARQRGVGQPAMSLAILRVIRLVRVFRIFKLSRHSKGLQILGQTLRASMRELGLLIFFLFIGVVLFSSAVYFAEVDRVDSHFTSIPESFWWAVVTMTTVGYGDMAPVTVGGKIVGSLCAIAGVLTISLPVPVIVSNFSYFYHRETEGEEAGMYSHVDTQPCGTLEGKANGGLMDGEVPELPPPLWAPPGKHLVTEV; this is encoded by the exons ATGGAGCCGCGGTGCCCGCCGCCGTGCGGCTGCTGCGAGCGGGTGGTGCTCAACGTGGCCGGGCTGCGCTTCGAGACGCGGGCGCGCACTCTGGGCCGCTTCCCGGACACGCTGCTCGGGGACCCGGTGCGCCGCAGCCGCTTCTACGACGGTGCGCGCCGCGAGTACTTCTTCGACCGGCATCGGCCCAGCTTCGACGCCGTACTCTACTACTACCAGTCGGGTGGGCGGCTGAGGAGGCCGGCGCACGTGCCGCTCGAcgtcttcctggaggaggtggccttCTACGGGCTGGGCGCGGCGGCGCTGGCGCGCCTGCGCGAGGACGAGGGCTGCCCGGTGCCGCCCGAGCGCCCCCTGCCCCGCCGTGCCTTCGCGCGCCAGCTCTGGCTGCTCTTCGAGTTCCCCGAGAGCTCACAGGCCGCGCGCGTCCTCGCCGTCGTGTCCGTGCTCGTCATCCTCGTCTCCATCGTAGTCTTCTGCCTCGAGACACTACCCGATTTCCGCGACGACCGCGACAACCCGGGACTCGCTTCGGTGGCCGCAGCTGGTCCG TTCCCCGCTCGACTGAATGGCTCCAGCCCCGTGCCTGGAACTGCATCCCGCTTACCCTTCAACGACCCATTCTTTGTGGTGGAGACACTGTGCATCTGTTGGTTCTCCTTTGAGCTGCTGGTACGCTTGGTGGCCTGTCCGAGCAAGGCAGTCTTCTTCAAGAACGTGATGAACCTCATCGATTTTGTGGCCATCCTGCCCTACTTTGTGGCACTGGGCACTGAGCTGGCCCGACAGCGGGGTGTGGGTCAACCAGCCATGTCACTGGCCATCCTGCGGGTCATCCGATTGGTGCGTGTCTTCCGCATCTTCAAGCTGTCCCGGCACTCGAAGGGCCTTCAGATCTTGGGCCAGACACTTCGGGCCTCCATGCGTGAGCTgggcctcctcatcttcttcctcttcattggGGTGGTTCTCTTTTCCAGTGCAGTCTACTTTGCTGAAGTTGACCGAGTAGACTCCCATTTCACCAGCATCCCCGAGTCTTTCTGGTGGGCAGTGGTCACCATGACCACGGTTGGCTATGGCGACATGGCACCTGTCACTGTGGGTGGCAAGATAGTGGGCTCTCTGTGTGCCATTGCTGGTGTGCTGACCATTTCCTTGCCTGTACCAGTCATTGTCTCCAACTTCAGCTACTTTTACCACCGGGAGACAGAGGGTGAAGAGGCCGGGATGTACAGCCATGTGGACACACAGCCCTGCGGCACGCTTGAGGGCAAGGCCAACGGGGGCTTGATGGATGGAGAAGTGCCTGAGCTGCCACCTCCACTCTGGGCGCCCCCTGGGAAACACCTGGTCACTGAAGTGTAA
- the Ntf4 gene encoding neurotrophin-4, giving the protein MLPHPSSSLPILLLFFLPSVPVELHPPPSTLPPFLAPEWDLLSPRVALSRVAPAGPPLLFLLEAGAFGEPAGAPANRSRRGVSEKAPASRRGELAVCDAVSGWVTDRRTAVDLRGREVEVLGEVPAAGGSPLRQYFFETRCKAESAGEDGPGAGGGSCRGVDRKHWVSECKAKQSYVRALTSDAQGRVGWRWIRIDTACVCTLLSRNGRA; this is encoded by the coding sequence atgctcccccacccctccagttccctccccatcctcctgctcttcttcctccccagTGTCCCAGTGGAGCTCCACCCCCCACCCTCAACACTGCCCCCATTTCTGGCCCCCGAGTGGGACCTTCTATCCCCCCGAGTAGCCCTGTCCAGGGTTGCCCCTGCTGGACCCCCTCTGCTCTTCCTACTGGAGGCTGGGGCCTTTGGGGAGCCAGCGGGTGCCCCAGCCAACCGCAGTCGGCGTGGGGTGAGCGAGAAGGCACCAGCAAGTCGCCGGGGTGAGCTGGCTGTTTGTGATGCAGTAAGCGGCTGGGTGACAGACCGTCGGACGGCTGTGGACTTGCGTGGGCGAGAGGTGGAGGTGCTGGGCGAGGTGCCTGCAGCTGGTGGCAGCCCCCTCCGGCAGTATTTCTTCGAGACACGTTGCAAGGCTGAGAGTGCTGGGGAAGATGGTCCTGGTGCGGGTGGAGGAAGCTGCCGAGGCGTGGACCGGAAGCACTGGGTGTCTGAGTGCAAGGCCAAGCAGTCTTATGTTCGGGCATTGACTTCTGATGCCCAGGGCCGTGTGGGCTGGCGATGGATACGAATTGACACTGCCTGCGTCTGCACACTACTCAGCCGGAATGGCCGGGCATAA